In Ruminococcaceae bacterium BL-6, a genomic segment contains:
- a CDS encoding N-acetyltransferase translates to MPRKKNLVFERKIRYTKKTNLQKFILKGLIFMMTLRFATPQDAKQILDIYAPYITDTSITFEYDIPPLDQFTERIVNITRRLPWLVCEEDGQIIGYSYASPHLTRAAYQWDAELSVYTRQGHHRKGVGRKMYSALISLLREQGYYNLYALVTLPNEKSMGFHHSMGFSTVGIYPRTGFKLGAWCDMAILELALHEEFGTPAPLKTVHELTPEQIETALHPEPCLIGAK, encoded by the coding sequence ATGCCGCGCAAAAAAAATCTTGTTTTTGAGAGAAAAATAAGGTATACTAAGAAAACAAATTTACAGAAATTCATATTAAAAGGATTGATTTTTATGATGACGCTACGATTTGCAACCCCGCAGGATGCAAAACAGATCCTGGACATTTATGCCCCTTACATCACCGACACGTCGATCACTTTTGAATACGATATCCCCCCGCTGGACCAATTTACGGAACGCATTGTGAACATCACCCGCCGGCTGCCCTGGCTCGTCTGCGAAGAGGACGGGCAGATCATCGGGTACTCCTACGCATCCCCCCATCTGACACGGGCAGCCTACCAGTGGGATGCGGAGCTTTCCGTTTACACCCGCCAGGGGCACCATCGCAAAGGCGTCGGCAGAAAGATGTACAGCGCGCTGATCTCGCTGCTGCGGGAACAGGGGTACTACAACCTGTACGCGCTGGTGACGCTGCCGAATGAAAAGAGCATGGGGTTCCACCACTCCATGGGCTTTTCCACCGTGGGTATCTACCCGCGCACCGGCTTCAAGCTGGGCGCCTGGTGCGACATGGCGATTCTGGAGCTTGCCCTGCACGAAGAATTCGGCACGCCCGCCCCGCTGAAAACCGTTCACGAGCTGACGCCCGAACAGATCGAAACCGCCCTTCATCCCGAGCCGTGTCTGATCGGGGCCAAATGA
- the skiY gene encoding subunit of efflux permease exporting the starvation-induced killing protein (ATP-binding protein) (Evidence 2a : Function from experimental evidences in other organisms; PubMedId : 9987136, 22707703; Product type t : transporter), producing MDLICVKDIRKVYRVGQEKVVALSRISLNVRQGEICCILGTSGSGKSTLLHIMAGLEKPSRGSVRIAGENVTSLSEKQLALFRQKNVGFVFQSYNLMPTMTALENVAMPLMFRGVSRAEREKKAAHMLKAVDLGKRMTHRPAQMSGGQQQRVGIARAFVAHPKIVFADEPTGNLDTKTTRDVMELMVGMTRSFRQTLILVTHDRDVARYADRIVSIVDGSIQSDVQNQSIFGRDGPKETGESGNMAGGETA from the coding sequence ATGGACCTGATCTGCGTCAAAGATATCCGCAAGGTCTACCGGGTCGGGCAGGAAAAGGTGGTGGCCCTGAGCCGCATCAGCCTAAACGTGCGGCAGGGGGAAATCTGCTGTATCCTGGGGACATCCGGTTCCGGAAAATCGACGCTGCTCCATATCATGGCGGGGCTGGAAAAGCCATCCCGCGGCAGCGTGCGGATCGCCGGAGAAAACGTGACATCCCTGTCGGAAAAGCAGCTCGCGCTCTTCCGGCAGAAAAACGTAGGCTTTGTGTTCCAGTCCTACAACCTGATGCCGACGATGACGGCGCTGGAAAATGTGGCGATGCCGCTGATGTTCCGCGGCGTAAGCCGGGCGGAGCGGGAGAAAAAGGCGGCGCACATGCTGAAGGCGGTTGACCTGGGGAAAAGGATGACGCACCGGCCCGCGCAGATGAGCGGCGGCCAGCAGCAGCGCGTCGGCATCGCGCGCGCGTTTGTCGCGCACCCGAAAATCGTGTTTGCGGACGAGCCGACCGGGAATCTGGATACCAAAACGACGCGGGACGTGATGGAGCTGATGGTCGGGATGACGCGCAGCTTCCGGCAGACCCTGATCCTCGTGACCCACGACCGCGACGTCGCCCGGTACGCGGACCGCATCGTGTCCATCGTGGACGGGAGCATCCAGAGCGATGTCCAAAACCAGTCCATTTTCGGGAGGGACGGCCCGAAGGAGACAGGGGAATCCGGAAATATGGCAGGAGGGGAAACGGCATGA
- a CDS encoding Transglutaminase, whose protein sequence is MKSAAKRICGILLSLALLFGGQTSAMAQSWDSSQSPALRTVRVQTYQDSLASSRIQKSRYAASSLSLSQNAVQARDTMAKALLGGDGEVDLTSYRISADDFLNIVNFVIFTDYPEISDIRSYEYQVDLSGLVHGVQFQYNYSREQILARSAQLSKAADAVLKATVSDGMSTLQKILAVHNYLVLHCAYDQRVQTNNVPEDSFTAYGVLVNRVAVCQGYAAAFQLLMNKLNIRSIVVQSTAMNHAWNMVQYNGEWYHMDATWDDPVPDQPGVVYTYAFMKSDGGISDSINRHYSWDSAGYRAENTQFDKNFDWKPYVVSESATAGMTLDTKSYAARVGAVYQFLAKPAAAGDTMTALSSDPSVATVELTNAKDSRGALFTVRMRSAGTAKILVTSAGGGIQTMTVTVNEASKAA, encoded by the coding sequence ATGAAATCGGCAGCAAAAAGAATATGCGGCATCCTGCTTTCTCTCGCTCTCCTGTTCGGCGGCCAGACCTCCGCAATGGCACAGAGCTGGGATTCTTCGCAGAGCCCGGCCCTTCGGACAGTGCGGGTCCAGACCTATCAGGATTCGCTCGCGTCATCCCGAATCCAGAAAAGCCGGTACGCCGCGTCGAGCCTCAGCCTGTCGCAGAATGCCGTTCAGGCCCGGGATACGATGGCAAAGGCGCTTCTCGGCGGGGACGGCGAGGTGGACCTCACCTCATACCGCATCAGCGCGGATGACTTTCTGAACATCGTCAACTTCGTCATTTTTACGGATTATCCGGAGATTTCCGATATCCGCAGCTATGAGTACCAGGTCGACCTTTCCGGGCTGGTGCACGGCGTGCAGTTCCAGTACAACTATTCCCGCGAGCAGATTCTAGCGCGCTCGGCCCAGCTTTCCAAGGCGGCGGACGCGGTGCTGAAGGCCACGGTCAGCGACGGGATGAGCACCCTGCAGAAAATACTGGCGGTGCATAATTATCTGGTGCTCCACTGCGCGTACGACCAAAGGGTGCAGACCAACAACGTCCCGGAGGATTCGTTTACCGCCTACGGCGTGCTGGTCAACCGGGTGGCGGTCTGCCAGGGATATGCGGCGGCGTTTCAGCTTTTGATGAACAAGCTGAACATTCGAAGCATCGTCGTGCAGAGCACGGCGATGAACCACGCGTGGAACATGGTGCAGTACAACGGCGAATGGTATCACATGGATGCCACCTGGGATGATCCGGTTCCGGACCAGCCGGGCGTCGTTTATACCTATGCCTTCATGAAGAGCGACGGCGGCATCTCGGATTCGATCAACCGCCATTACTCGTGGGATTCCGCCGGCTACCGCGCGGAGAATACCCAGTTTGACAAAAACTTCGACTGGAAACCGTATGTCGTGTCCGAATCCGCGACCGCAGGCATGACCCTCGACACGAAAAGCTATGCGGCCCGCGTCGGGGCGGTCTACCAGTTTCTGGCGAAGCCCGCCGCTGCGGGCGACACCATGACGGCGCTTTCCTCCGATCCGTCGGTCGCCACCGTCGAGCTGACGAACGCGAAGGACTCGCGCGGGGCCCTGTTCACGGTGAGGATGCGCTCCGCCGGCACGGCCAAAATCCTCGTCACGTCCGCCGGCGGCGGGATCCAGACGATGACCGTCACCGTGAACGAAGCGTCAAAGGCCGCCTAG
- a CDS encoding Amino acid ABC transporter permease, translated as MAVFFKVFSLSNLNFMLQGVGMLLAVASVSIVLSLLLGTLLGTVKAYGPNVPRAAVSVYIEVFRTTPNLLWILIIYFLVPFGSGLSPMQKDFSAGVLAFTLFTSAVVAEIVRGGLNSIPTGQFEGAQSQGFTLVQTLRYIVLPQALRVSVPALLSQVITVVKDTSLLAAVNIAELTVNGRIVIGQFSGDGAALLLVYGFMALVYFSICFSLSIVVRRMQKRRPSGRPGKWEKEPQAA; from the coding sequence ATGGCGGTGTTCTTTAAGGTATTCAGCCTCTCAAACCTGAACTTCATGCTTCAGGGCGTTGGAATGCTGCTGGCGGTCGCAAGCGTCTCCATTGTGCTCAGCCTGCTGCTCGGCACCCTGCTCGGCACCGTGAAAGCATACGGCCCGAACGTGCCGCGCGCGGCGGTTTCGGTTTACATTGAGGTTTTCCGTACAACGCCGAACCTTCTCTGGATTCTGATCATTTATTTTCTGGTCCCGTTCGGCAGCGGCCTCAGCCCGATGCAGAAAGACTTTTCGGCCGGCGTGCTGGCGTTTACGCTGTTTACCTCCGCCGTGGTTGCGGAAATCGTCCGCGGCGGGCTCAACAGCATTCCCACGGGACAGTTTGAAGGGGCGCAGTCCCAGGGCTTCACTTTGGTGCAGACGCTGCGGTATATCGTCCTTCCCCAGGCGCTCAGGGTCAGCGTTCCGGCCCTGCTCAGCCAGGTGATCACCGTTGTGAAGGATACGTCCCTGCTGGCGGCGGTCAATATTGCGGAGCTGACGGTGAACGGGCGGATCGTGATCGGGCAGTTCTCCGGCGACGGAGCGGCGCTGCTGCTGGTCTATGGCTTTATGGCGCTGGTGTATTTCTCCATCTGCTTTTCGCTTTCCATCGTGGTCCGCCGCATGCAGAAGCGCCGGCCTTCCGGCAGGCCCGGAAAATGGGAAAAAGAGCCGCAGGCAGCTTGA
- the glnQ gene encoding glutamine ABC transporter (ATP-binding protein) (Evidence 2a : Function from experimental evidences in other organisms; PubMedId : 1856180; Product type t : transporter) has translation MIQMKHVCKSFGKLEVLHDINLSVREGEKVVIIGPSGSGKSTLIRMMNYLEEPTSGEVLIDDVPLTRKNHVQMVRDTSAMVFQQFNLYPHMTVLQNVTLAPMKLQSVSKKAAEEDGMRYLERVGLASKAHEYPQNLSGGQQQRVAIARALAMKKRLILFDEPTSALDPEMVQEVLDVMVSLSKENITMVCVTHEMGFARQVADRILFVADGSILEEGEPEHFFEHPDHERTQAFLSKILH, from the coding sequence ATGATCCAAATGAAGCATGTGTGTAAAAGTTTCGGAAAGCTGGAGGTTCTGCATGACATTAATCTGTCTGTCCGGGAAGGGGAAAAGGTGGTCATCATCGGGCCTTCCGGATCCGGGAAAAGTACGCTGATCCGCATGATGAATTATCTTGAGGAGCCGACTTCCGGGGAAGTGCTGATTGACGACGTGCCGCTTACCAGAAAAAATCATGTTCAGATGGTGCGGGATACCTCGGCGATGGTGTTTCAGCAGTTTAACCTTTATCCTCATATGACGGTGCTGCAGAACGTCACGCTGGCGCCGATGAAGCTGCAGTCCGTCTCCAAAAAGGCAGCGGAAGAGGATGGCATGCGCTATCTGGAGCGGGTCGGCCTCGCGTCCAAAGCCCACGAGTACCCCCAGAACCTTTCCGGAGGGCAGCAGCAGCGTGTGGCGATCGCCCGGGCGCTTGCAATGAAAAAGCGGCTGATTTTATTTGACGAGCCGACCAGTGCGCTTGACCCTGAAATGGTGCAGGAAGTATTGGACGTAATGGTCAGCCTTTCAAAAGAGAATATCACCATGGTTTGCGTCACGCATGAGATGGGATTCGCAAGACAGGTGGCCGACCGGATTTTATTCGTGGCGGACGGTTCGATCCTGGAGGAAGGGGAGCCGGAACACTTTTTCGAGCATCCGGATCATGAGCGCACGCAGGCTTTCTTAAGCAAGATCCTGCATTAG
- the peb1A gene encoding Major cell-binding factor, whose translation MMTFFKKAIAGVMTAAMVAALAGCGGGAASSAAGTASTAASGSGAAAGGAIDQIKSAGVLKVGVKADVPKYSLKNPQTGKYEGFEDDLAAEIAGKILGDKSKVEFTTVNAKTRGPLLDKGDIDMVIATFTITDERKKTYDFSDPYMTDAVGFLVKKDSGLTDLKSMNGKTIGVAQSATSKDALQQKAKEAGVTLKFAEFATYPEIKAALDSGRVDVFSVDKSILNGYLDDKTEILSETYAPQDYGIATKKGNDDLAKLVNDTVKDLKSSGELQKMIDKWEIK comes from the coding sequence ATGATGACATTTTTCAAAAAAGCGATTGCGGGCGTTATGACCGCCGCCATGGTGGCGGCGCTGGCCGGATGCGGCGGCGGGGCGGCATCTTCCGCGGCGGGAACGGCCAGTACGGCGGCTTCCGGCAGCGGCGCCGCGGCCGGAGGAGCGATTGATCAAATCAAATCCGCGGGGGTCCTGAAAGTCGGCGTTAAGGCGGATGTTCCGAAATACAGCCTGAAAAATCCGCAGACCGGCAAATACGAAGGCTTTGAGGATGACCTCGCGGCGGAGATCGCCGGTAAAATTCTGGGCGATAAGAGCAAGGTGGAGTTTACCACCGTCAACGCGAAAACCCGCGGCCCGCTGCTGGATAAAGGCGACATCGACATGGTGATCGCGACCTTCACCATCACCGACGAGCGGAAAAAGACCTATGATTTTTCGGATCCTTATATGACGGATGCCGTGGGCTTCCTGGTGAAAAAGGACAGCGGGCTGACGGATCTGAAATCCATGAACGGGAAAACGATCGGGGTCGCTCAGTCCGCGACCAGCAAAGACGCCCTGCAGCAGAAAGCGAAAGAAGCGGGCGTCACCCTGAAATTCGCGGAGTTTGCGACCTATCCGGAAATCAAGGCCGCATTGGATTCCGGCCGTGTCGATGTGTTTTCCGTCGATAAATCCATTCTGAACGGCTATTTGGATGATAAGACCGAAATTTTGAGCGAAACGTATGCTCCGCAGGATTACGGCATCGCGACGAAGAAGGGCAACGACGATCTGGCAAAGCTGGTCAACGATACCGTAAAAGATCTGAAATCCAGCGGAGAGCTTCAAAAAATGATTGATAAGTGGGAGATTAAGTAA
- a CDS encoding CARDB domain protein → MKKKAERKKKTAGRAAALVLFCALIFGGMPHGAAASAADVPDPKVTVTVSPDSIKEGNPFDATFHFSHEYDPTPAPRSAVIRVSSPNNAVRIGKSEFLVTKFDEDDEDDDSDSLNYNLYIPERYLTYVGPGSGTLRFTITYCSDGDGKDKIADGKFTVQKTVVYASGDSGSLIRVDENSATPSIRSGSSAIVAIPLISSGPVSDARIKVTVPAENKISLSTAGSVYTMSFASGEKKDLNLPLAVDASVAEGIYPITLNIDGADMTAYVRVSSSGKGGLIVESYHLDRKTVYSGSRFRMDLVIKNTGARTLHNVTAALDSLATEAITVSGALDRQTAGSLAPGASASVSFPLSAASKMETGNYIVSVGLTADELEEAAVTKAFVPVSATASTDGSKPVIIIESYDFGSRAVTGGKEFGLTLNFKNTNPSTAIQNLKITISSTADEDTGGVFTPANSSNTFFVSKLGAGAGIQKKIDLYPKADAVPKSYGIDVKFEYESASDSKHEPLTATETISIPLTQPDRFEVTGADLFGPISVGTDGQLSISYVNKGKSTVYNLSVVLAGNFTAPEMNSYIGNVESGTSDSFEANLTPQGEGTLRGTATLTYEDPNGETKEIVKDFSCEVTAQQAPDEGMLNSGAEPVPGGAGGGTGKFVLIATLAAAGAAAFLVIRKKRAKKKQLLLDMEDDYDDLPPESAEGPEETAEPAAPREGLR, encoded by the coding sequence ATGAAGAAAAAAGCGGAACGGAAAAAGAAAACGGCGGGAAGGGCGGCCGCCCTTGTCCTGTTCTGCGCCCTGATCTTCGGCGGGATGCCGCACGGGGCGGCGGCATCGGCGGCGGATGTCCCGGACCCGAAGGTGACGGTCACGGTTTCCCCGGATTCCATCAAGGAAGGCAACCCGTTTGACGCGACCTTCCACTTCTCCCACGAATATGACCCTACCCCGGCGCCCAGGAGCGCCGTCATCAGGGTGAGCAGCCCGAACAACGCCGTGCGCATCGGCAAATCGGAATTCCTCGTCACCAAGTTTGACGAAGACGACGAAGACGACGATTCCGACAGCCTGAACTACAACCTCTATATCCCGGAGCGGTACCTCACCTATGTGGGGCCCGGCTCCGGCACGCTGAGGTTCACCATCACCTACTGCAGCGACGGGGACGGAAAAGATAAAATCGCGGATGGGAAATTCACCGTCCAGAAAACGGTGGTGTACGCCTCCGGCGATTCGGGCAGCCTGATCCGCGTCGACGAGAACAGCGCCACGCCGTCGATCCGCTCCGGTTCTTCCGCGATCGTCGCGATCCCGCTGATCAGCAGCGGCCCGGTCAGCGACGCCAGAATCAAGGTCACCGTGCCGGCGGAGAACAAGATCTCCCTTTCCACCGCCGGCTCGGTTTATACCATGAGCTTCGCAAGCGGGGAAAAGAAGGACCTGAACCTGCCGCTTGCGGTGGATGCCTCGGTGGCGGAGGGAATTTATCCCATCACGCTGAACATCGACGGGGCCGATATGACCGCCTATGTGCGCGTCAGCAGCTCCGGAAAGGGCGGTCTGATCGTCGAGTCGTACCATCTGGACCGCAAAACCGTTTATTCCGGCAGCCGGTTCCGCATGGATCTGGTCATCAAAAATACCGGCGCCCGGACATTGCATAACGTGACGGCCGCGCTCGACAGCCTTGCCACCGAGGCCATCACCGTTTCCGGCGCGCTGGACCGCCAAACGGCGGGCAGCCTGGCCCCCGGGGCAAGCGCGTCCGTTTCCTTCCCGCTTTCGGCGGCTTCCAAAATGGAGACCGGAAACTACATCGTCAGCGTCGGGCTCACTGCGGACGAGCTTGAGGAGGCCGCCGTGACAAAGGCGTTCGTCCCGGTGTCGGCCACGGCAAGCACGGATGGCAGCAAGCCGGTCATCATCATCGAGAGCTACGATTTCGGCAGCCGCGCGGTGACGGGCGGAAAGGAGTTCGGCCTGACGCTCAACTTCAAAAACACCAATCCAAGCACGGCGATCCAGAATTTGAAAATCACGATCTCCTCCACGGCGGATGAGGATACCGGCGGCGTTTTCACGCCTGCAAACTCCTCGAACACCTTTTTCGTCTCCAAACTGGGGGCCGGGGCGGGCATCCAGAAAAAGATCGACCTGTACCCCAAAGCGGATGCCGTCCCGAAATCCTACGGTATCGACGTCAAATTCGAGTACGAATCCGCGTCGGACAGCAAGCACGAGCCGCTGACCGCGACGGAAACCATCTCCATCCCGCTGACGCAGCCGGACCGCTTCGAGGTGACGGGCGCTGACCTGTTCGGCCCCATCTCCGTGGGGACCGATGGGCAGCTCAGCATCAGCTATGTCAATAAAGGGAAAAGCACGGTATACAATCTCTCGGTCGTTCTGGCGGGGAATTTCACCGCGCCGGAAATGAATTCCTACATCGGGAACGTGGAATCCGGAACCTCCGATTCCTTTGAGGCGAATCTCACCCCGCAGGGGGAAGGGACGCTGCGGGGGACGGCGACGCTCACCTATGAGGACCCGAACGGGGAGACAAAGGAGATCGTCAAGGACTTTTCTTGTGAAGTAACGGCGCAGCAGGCGCCGGATGAGGGGATGCTCAATTCGGGCGCGGAGCCCGTGCCGGGCGGCGCCGGCGGAGGGACCGGGAAATTTGTGCTGATCGCGACCCTTGCGGCCGCCGGTGCCGCGGCGTTCCTCGTGATCCGGAAAAAGCGGGCAAAGAAAAAGCAGCTTCTGCTGGACATGGAGGATGATTACGACGACCTCCCGCCAGAAAGCGCGGAGGGGCCGGAGGAAACGGCGGAACCCGCGGCTCCGCGGGAGGGGCTCAGATGA
- the glnM gene encoding glutamine ABC transporter (permease) (Evidence 2a : Function from experimental evidences in other organisms; PubMedId : 1856180, 15849754, 16850406; Product type t : transporter) gives MNPFGAEQWQTLFSDFHDVFLTGFLHTFYFSVCGLILALAIGVVLGVFSVTHNGVLRAIARVYVEFFQNTPLFLQLIFMYNVLPNFGIVLDVIPICILGVGMYHGAYISEVVRTGIQSVPKGQMEAAMSQGFTFVQAMRMIVLPQAVKVMLPMLTNQAVNLVKNTSVTAMIAGGELMYLMDSWVGLYQVYGPGYLMAGVLYFVINFPLVSLTKYLEKRAKRGMVPKRVKRTEKILIKEGVANGGVL, from the coding sequence ATGAACCCGTTTGGTGCAGAGCAGTGGCAAACCCTGTTTTCCGATTTTCATGATGTGTTTCTGACAGGGTTCCTTCATACGTTCTATTTTTCCGTGTGCGGACTCATCCTTGCACTGGCCATAGGCGTTGTGTTGGGGGTGTTTTCCGTCACCCATAACGGCGTGCTAAGGGCGATTGCCCGTGTTTATGTCGAATTTTTCCAAAACACGCCGTTGTTTTTGCAGCTGATCTTTATGTATAATGTTCTGCCGAACTTTGGAATCGTGCTGGATGTGATCCCGATCTGCATTTTAGGGGTCGGCATGTATCATGGCGCTTATATCAGCGAGGTGGTCCGCACCGGCATCCAGTCCGTCCCCAAAGGACAGATGGAAGCGGCCATGTCCCAGGGCTTCACCTTTGTGCAGGCAATGCGGATGATCGTTCTGCCGCAGGCCGTGAAGGTGATGCTGCCGATGCTGACTAATCAGGCGGTCAACTTGGTCAAGAACACCTCCGTGACCGCCATGATCGCGGGCGGCGAGCTGATGTATCTGATGGATTCCTGGGTCGGGCTTTATCAGGTGTATGGCCCCGGCTATCTGATGGCGGGCGTGCTTTACTTCGTCATCAATTTCCCGCTGGTTTCCCTGACAAAATATCTGGAGAAGCGGGCAAAGCGGGGGATGGTTCCAAAGCGCGTAAAAAGAACGGAAAAAATCCTGATCAAGGAGGGTGTGGCGAATGGCGGTGTTCTTTAA
- a CDS encoding putative Uncharacterized membrane protein YdfK (Evidence 3 : Putative function from multiple computational evidences), whose amino-acid sequence MLGTIVNTGAIIAGGLIGLLFQKRLSEKLEDAIHKALGLSILILGLNGVISAMFTVRDGKIKSSGELLLIVSLVLGAAAGELLKIEDRLGRASLLVEKKMKLKGFAAGFVSGTLIYCVGAMAIVGAISDGLRGDSSVLLIKSLLDGISSVVLGSTLGIGVVFSSLSVLLYQGSLSLLAGLIGPLLSDTLLDWICMVGYCIVMSIGINFLGMTKIKTANLLPALIVPVLYFLIRSVFVK is encoded by the coding sequence ATGCTTGGCACGATTGTCAATACGGGCGCAATTATCGCGGGCGGGCTGATCGGCCTGTTATTTCAGAAGCGCCTGAGCGAAAAGCTGGAGGATGCAATCCACAAGGCGCTCGGCCTGTCGATTCTGATCCTTGGCCTGAACGGGGTGATCAGCGCGATGTTCACGGTGCGGGACGGGAAGATCAAAAGCAGCGGCGAGCTGCTGCTGATCGTGAGCCTTGTTCTGGGCGCCGCCGCGGGCGAACTGCTGAAAATAGAAGACCGCCTCGGCCGGGCGAGCCTTCTGGTGGAAAAGAAGATGAAGCTGAAGGGCTTCGCCGCGGGATTCGTTTCCGGCACGCTGATCTACTGCGTGGGCGCGATGGCGATCGTCGGCGCCATCAGCGACGGCCTGCGCGGCGACAGCAGCGTTCTGCTGATCAAAAGCCTGCTGGACGGCATCTCCTCGGTGGTGCTTGGCTCCACGCTCGGCATCGGGGTCGTGTTCAGCAGCCTTTCCGTGCTGCTGTACCAGGGGTCTCTGTCGCTGCTGGCCGGGCTGATCGGCCCGCTGCTGAGCGACACGCTGCTGGACTGGATCTGCATGGTCGGCTACTGCATCGTCATGAGCATCGGAATCAATTTCCTCGGGATGACGAAAATCAAAACGGCAAACCTGCTCCCGGCGCTGATCGTTCCGGTGCTGTACTTTCTGATCCGGAGCGTTTTTGTGAAATGA
- a CDS encoding ABC transporter permease yields the protein MKWRDMAAMSLGSLMKRKVRTILTVSGVVIGTCAIVVMISFGLGIRQTMDDMMKDMGDLTVIQIDNYNPSPDAQPLDDAMLEKFRRIPGVSALTPMYYADGGSVQIKSGKYVYGGQLVGVYLDSMEAFGYPLKEGSLPGENPDENTAVFGEDALYNFYNSKKKSNNMVYKQPDSSGKVPEPFVDPMSDKLEIVLNKTDEQNKKQVKPVKLKCVGVLSEDWSKNPPPSYSVFLDVKYLKKLVADYNKLNGIKADRNKAGQYEGAAVKVADIKSVPDVERAIQAYGFNTSSMEQIRKPLEQRTRTIQMILGGLGAVSLLVAALGIANTMIMSIYERTREIGVMKVLGCVVGDIRTMFLMEAGAIGFLGGVAGIVLSFLISFGVNSLAAGGGGILGMGVGGRISIIPPWLVVGSLLFSTMVGLVSGFSPANRAVKISALSAIRQE from the coding sequence ATGAAATGGCGGGATATGGCTGCCATGAGCCTCGGCAGCCTGATGAAGCGGAAGGTGCGCACGATCCTCACCGTGTCCGGCGTCGTCATCGGCACCTGCGCCATTGTGGTGATGATCTCGTTCGGCCTGGGAATCCGCCAGACGATGGACGACATGATGAAGGATATGGGCGACCTGACGGTGATCCAGATCGACAACTACAATCCTTCCCCGGATGCGCAGCCGCTCGACGACGCGATGCTGGAAAAGTTCCGGCGGATTCCCGGCGTTTCGGCGCTGACGCCGATGTATTACGCGGATGGGGGCTCCGTGCAGATCAAAAGCGGTAAATACGTGTACGGCGGCCAGCTGGTCGGCGTTTATCTGGATTCGATGGAGGCGTTCGGCTATCCGCTGAAAGAGGGCTCCCTGCCGGGGGAAAATCCGGATGAGAACACCGCCGTGTTCGGGGAGGACGCCCTTTACAATTTCTATAACTCCAAAAAGAAAAGCAATAATATGGTATATAAACAGCCCGATTCCAGCGGGAAGGTTCCGGAGCCGTTCGTGGACCCCATGTCCGACAAGCTGGAGATCGTCCTGAACAAGACGGATGAGCAGAACAAAAAGCAGGTCAAGCCGGTGAAGCTGAAGTGCGTCGGGGTCCTCTCCGAGGACTGGAGCAAAAATCCGCCGCCGAGCTATTCGGTGTTTCTGGATGTCAAATACCTGAAAAAGCTGGTCGCGGATTACAACAAGCTGAACGGGATCAAAGCGGACCGGAACAAGGCGGGCCAGTACGAAGGTGCCGCCGTCAAGGTTGCGGACATCAAATCCGTTCCGGATGTGGAGAGGGCCATCCAGGCATACGGCTTCAACACCTCCAGCATGGAGCAGATCCGCAAGCCGCTGGAGCAGCGGACCCGCACGATCCAGATGATCCTGGGCGGCCTCGGGGCCGTTTCCCTGCTGGTGGCCGCGCTCGGGATCGCCAACACGATGATCATGTCGATCTATGAAAGGACGCGGGAAATCGGCGTGATGAAGGTGCTCGGGTGCGTGGTCGGCGATATCCGCACCATGTTCCTGATGGAAGCCGGCGCCATCGGGTTTCTGGGGGGCGTCGCCGGGATCGTGCTCAGCTTTCTGATCTCTTTCGGCGTCAACTCGCTCGCGGCCGGCGGGGGAGGAATCCTCGGCATGGGCGTGGGCGGGCGCATCTCGATCATTCCGCCGTGGCTCGTGGTGGGGTCGCTGCTGTTTTCCACGATGGTCGGCCTCGTCTCCGGGTTCTCCCCGGCGAACCGCGCGGTGAAAATCAGCGCGCTTTCGGCGATCCGGCAGGAATAA